In one Mycobacterium sp. NBC_00419 genomic region, the following are encoded:
- the pta gene encoding phosphate acetyltransferase encodes MTSARATTSIYIASPEGDTGKSTVALGILHRLTATVPKVGVFRPITRREDRDYILELLLAHSNAGLTYDDCVGVSYQRLHEDPEGAIADIVDRYHAMADRCDAVVIVGSDYTDVATPTELSVNARIAVNLGAPVVLSVRARDRTPQEVAQVIELCLAELALQYAHTAAVVANRCDPAQMDAVAEACKGLGPHVYVLPEEPLLVAPTVADLRTAVDGVLIHGDESLLGREVMGVLVAGMTAEHVVERLTEGVAVITPGDRSDVVLAVASAHAAEGFPSLSAVILNGGLALHRSIAELVTGLGLRLPIVATDLGTFETASAVAGARGRVTATSQRKVDTAIELMERHVDIAELLERLSIPIPTVTTPQMFTHQLMERAQANLKRIVLPEGDDDRILRAAGRLLRRGVAELTILGEETQVRSRAAELGVDLSAATVLNPRTSELCDQFAAQYAELRKKKGISLEQAREIIADVSYFGTMLVHNDIVDGMVSGAAHTTAHTVRPAFEIIKTQPDVSTVSSIFLMCLSDRVLAYGDCAIVPDPTAEQLADIAISSARTAAQFGIEPRVAMLSYSTGDSGSGAGVEKVRAATQLVRTRAPSLLVEGPIQYDAAVDETVAAAKMPGSHVAGRATVLIFPDLNTGNNTYKAVQRSAGAIAIGPVLQGLNKPVNDLSRGALVEDIVNTVAITAIQAQED; translated from the coding sequence GTGACCTCCGCCCGCGCGACCACCTCGATCTACATCGCCTCCCCGGAGGGCGACACCGGAAAGTCGACCGTCGCGCTGGGCATCCTGCACCGCCTGACCGCCACGGTGCCCAAAGTCGGGGTGTTCCGGCCCATCACCCGCCGTGAGGACCGCGACTACATCCTGGAGTTGCTGCTGGCCCACAGCAATGCGGGCCTGACCTACGACGACTGCGTCGGGGTGAGCTACCAGCGGCTGCACGAAGATCCTGAGGGGGCCATCGCCGATATCGTCGACCGGTATCACGCGATGGCCGACCGCTGCGACGCCGTGGTCATCGTCGGCTCGGACTACACCGACGTCGCCACCCCCACCGAACTGAGCGTGAACGCCCGCATCGCGGTCAACCTCGGCGCCCCCGTCGTGCTCTCGGTGCGGGCCCGCGACCGTACCCCGCAGGAAGTCGCCCAGGTCATCGAACTGTGCCTGGCCGAACTGGCGTTGCAGTACGCCCACACCGCCGCGGTGGTGGCCAACCGGTGTGACCCCGCTCAGATGGACGCCGTCGCCGAGGCCTGCAAGGGGCTGGGCCCACACGTCTACGTGCTTCCCGAGGAGCCGCTGCTGGTGGCCCCGACCGTCGCTGATCTGCGGACCGCGGTCGACGGTGTGCTGATCCACGGCGACGAGTCGCTGCTGGGCCGCGAGGTCATGGGCGTGCTCGTCGCGGGTATGACGGCCGAGCACGTCGTGGAGAGGTTGACCGAGGGTGTTGCCGTCATCACCCCCGGAGACCGTTCCGACGTGGTGCTCGCGGTCGCGAGCGCCCATGCCGCAGAAGGATTTCCGTCGCTCTCAGCTGTGATCCTCAACGGCGGTCTGGCCCTGCACCGCAGTATCGCCGAACTAGTGACCGGGCTGGGCCTTCGGCTGCCGATCGTAGCCACCGACCTGGGCACTTTCGAGACCGCGAGCGCGGTGGCGGGGGCGCGGGGCAGAGTGACGGCGACGTCGCAACGCAAGGTCGACACCGCCATCGAACTGATGGAGCGCCACGTCGACATCGCCGAGCTGCTCGAGCGGCTGTCCATTCCGATTCCGACGGTGACAACCCCGCAGATGTTCACCCACCAGCTGATGGAGCGTGCGCAGGCGAACCTCAAGCGCATTGTGCTGCCGGAGGGTGACGACGACCGCATCCTGCGCGCGGCGGGCCGGCTGCTGCGCCGCGGGGTTGCCGAGCTGACGATCCTGGGCGAGGAGACCCAAGTACGTTCCCGCGCAGCCGAACTGGGTGTCGACCTGAGTGCTGCGACGGTGCTCAACCCGCGCACCAGCGAGCTGTGCGATCAGTTCGCCGCGCAGTACGCCGAGCTTCGCAAGAAGAAGGGCATCAGCCTGGAGCAGGCCCGCGAGATCATCGCCGACGTCTCGTACTTCGGAACGATGCTGGTACACAACGACATCGTCGACGGCATGGTGTCGGGCGCGGCACACACCACCGCGCATACGGTTCGCCCGGCCTTCGAGATCATCAAGACCCAACCCGATGTCTCCACGGTGTCGAGCATCTTCCTGATGTGCCTGAGCGATCGGGTGCTGGCCTACGGGGACTGCGCGATCGTGCCCGACCCGACCGCCGAACAACTGGCGGACATCGCGATCAGCTCGGCCCGCACCGCCGCCCAATTCGGTATCGAACCCAGGGTGGCCATGCTGTCCTACTCGACCGGTGACTCCGGCAGCGGAGCAGGTGTGGAGAAGGTCCGCGCCGCAACCCAACTCGTCCGTACCCGCGCGCCGAGCCTGCTGGTGGAGGGTCCGATCCAGTACGACGCCGCCGTCGACGAGACGGTGGCTGCCGCGAAGATGCCCGGCTCGCACGTCGCCGGCCGGGCCACGGTGCTCATCTTCCCCGACCTCAACACCGGCAACAACACCTACAAGGCCGTGCAGCGAAGCGCCGGTGCCATCGCGATCGGTCCGGTCCTGCAGGGGCTGAACAAGCCGGTCAACGACCTGTCTCGCGGTGCCCTGGTGGAGGACATCGTCAATACCGTCGCGATCACCGCGATCCAGGCACAGGAGGACTGA
- a CDS encoding cytochrome c oxidase assembly protein, which yields MVLLSWTLDVPTLVVITAVGALYVRCRRAAGVAVSRSQAACFGVGLVVWVLATVSAVAVYAPVLFWVRALQVLLLLFVVPFLLALGRPLTALRAGSQRGGRVVEAALQSRLMRVGCSAPATSIAMLATPWLLYLTPWYVASMTGALAALTRVALVVIGFGYFYARLQADPVPTRHSPLLSIGISVIEALADGLLGVVLWLGPVIAVQYYASLHRGWGPSQRVDQSIGAGILWILGDVVGIPFILVLMRALGRHERVKAARVDAGLAAAPDAGAAALWWQNDPVLRERFGLR from the coding sequence ATGGTCCTGCTGTCGTGGACTCTCGACGTGCCCACGCTGGTGGTGATCACGGCGGTCGGTGCTTTGTACGTCCGGTGTCGGCGAGCGGCGGGCGTAGCGGTCAGCCGCAGTCAGGCCGCGTGCTTCGGGGTGGGATTGGTGGTCTGGGTGCTGGCCACGGTCAGCGCCGTGGCCGTTTACGCGCCGGTGCTGTTCTGGGTCCGGGCGCTGCAGGTTCTGCTGCTGTTGTTCGTCGTCCCGTTCCTGTTGGCGCTCGGACGCCCGCTGACGGCCCTGCGGGCGGGATCGCAGCGGGGTGGCCGGGTGGTCGAAGCGGCCCTGCAGTCCCGACTGATGCGGGTGGGCTGCTCGGCGCCCGCCACCTCGATTGCCATGCTGGCCACGCCGTGGCTGCTCTACCTCACGCCGTGGTACGTGGCGTCGATGACCGGAGCGCTGGCGGCGCTGACGCGAGTCGCCCTGGTGGTCATCGGGTTCGGGTACTTCTACGCCCGGCTGCAAGCAGACCCGGTGCCCACGCGGCACTCACCGCTGCTGTCCATCGGGATCAGCGTGATCGAGGCGCTCGCCGACGGACTCCTCGGTGTGGTGCTCTGGCTCGGTCCGGTCATCGCGGTCCAGTACTACGCGTCGCTGCACCGCGGCTGGGGTCCGAGTCAGCGGGTGGACCAGTCGATCGGGGCAGGCATCCTGTGGATTCTCGGTGACGTCGTGGGCATTCCGTTCATCCTGGTCCTCATGCGGGCCCTCGGCCGCCACGAGCGGGTCAAGGCCGCCCGGGTGGATGCCGGCCTGGCCGCCGCCCCGGACGCCGGGGCGGCGGCGCTGTGGTGGCAGAACGATCCGGTGCTGCGCGAGCGCTTCGGCCTGCGGTGA
- a CDS encoding VWA domain-containing protein: protein MTVPVLGTFSLSGFQHGWFFLYGFIALATLGGYLAAQFAKRTSVLRFANFELLSRIAPRPPRRARHLPAALLVVALLTLTVALAGPTHDMRVPRNRAIVMLVIDVSESMAASDVAPSRLAAAKDAGKAFADELTPGINLGLVAFAGTASVLVQPTTNRALMKAAIDKLQTADRTATGEGILTALQAISTADNVLGGGDGPPPARIVLESDGKETVPPNPDDARGAFSAAQSAKEQGVPISSISFGTPDGAVDLDGQHIAVPVDDATLKQISEISGGEVFHAGSLPQLTSVYSTLQQQIGYQLIPGDASAAWAILASLLVAGSALAGVLVNSRIPA from the coding sequence ATGACCGTCCCCGTGCTCGGCACCTTCTCGCTCTCCGGCTTCCAGCACGGGTGGTTCTTCCTCTACGGGTTCATCGCCCTGGCCACGCTCGGCGGGTACCTGGCCGCTCAATTCGCCAAGCGCACCAGTGTTTTGCGTTTCGCGAACTTCGAACTCCTGTCCCGCATCGCCCCGCGGCCACCACGGCGGGCGCGCCACCTTCCCGCCGCTCTGCTGGTCGTCGCGCTGCTGACACTCACGGTCGCACTGGCAGGTCCAACCCACGATATGCGGGTGCCGCGCAACCGGGCGATCGTGATGCTCGTCATCGACGTGTCGGAGTCCATGGCGGCCAGTGACGTCGCTCCCAGCCGGCTGGCCGCGGCGAAGGATGCCGGCAAGGCGTTCGCCGACGAACTGACCCCCGGCATCAATCTCGGCCTTGTCGCATTCGCGGGCACCGCCTCGGTCCTGGTGCAGCCGACCACCAACCGCGCGCTCATGAAGGCGGCGATCGACAAGTTGCAGACGGCCGATCGGACGGCGACCGGTGAGGGCATTCTCACAGCCCTACAGGCGATCTCGACGGCCGACAACGTTCTCGGTGGCGGTGACGGTCCGCCGCCGGCCCGCATCGTTCTCGAATCGGACGGTAAGGAGACGGTGCCCCCCAACCCCGACGATGCACGGGGTGCGTTCAGTGCCGCACAGAGCGCCAAGGAGCAGGGCGTGCCGATCTCGTCGATCTCGTTCGGAACGCCGGACGGCGCGGTGGATCTGGACGGTCAGCACATCGCCGTCCCGGTCGACGATGCCACCCTCAAGCAGATCAGTGAGATCTCCGGCGGAGAGGTCTTCCACGCGGGCAGCCTGCCGCAACTCACCTCGGTCTATTCCACCCTGCAGCAGCAGATCGGGTACCAGTTGATCCCCGGCGACGCCAGCGCCGCCTGGGCGATCCTGGCGTCACTTCTGGTGGCGGGTTCGGCGTTGGCCGGCGTGCTGGTGAACAGCCGGATCCCGGCCTAG
- a CDS encoding NtaA/DmoA family FMN-dependent monooxygenase (This protein belongs to a clade of FMN-dependent monooxygenases, within a broader family of flavin-dependent oxidoreductases, the luciferase-like monooxygenase (LMM) family, some of whose members use coenzyme F420 rather than FMN.), whose amino-acid sequence MTRQGKQRKQVHLAAHFPGVNSTTVWSDPTSGSQVDFDSFVHLARTAERGLFDFFFLAEGLRLREHRGRVHDLDVVGRPDTFTVLAALAAVTDHLGLAGTINTTFNEPFEVARQFATLDHLSDGRAAWNMVTSSDAFTGENFRRGGFLDHADRYRRAEEFVTVAREFWDSWAPGAVVADSAAGVYLDHDRIHTVTHHGPQFDVRGIATLPATPQGHPILLQAGDSDEGRDFGAKHADALFTVHGTLEAGQRYYADVKARAAANGRDPDQLKVFPGVTFVLGDSAADAEEKARHIRRQQVSPQTAIAMLEQVWQRDLSVYDPDGPLPDVEPADDPTVTQGRVRHGDPKALAAAWRERAEAENLSIRELVIAVTSRQQFVGTAAHVAAEIDHYVQSDACDGFILVPHLTPHGLDEFVDTVVPLLQERGVFRTEYSGATLRENLELKQVSPAERLPG is encoded by the coding sequence ATGACACGGCAAGGCAAGCAGCGCAAGCAGGTTCATCTCGCCGCGCATTTCCCCGGGGTCAACAGCACCACGGTGTGGTCGGACCCGACGTCGGGCAGCCAGGTCGACTTCGACTCCTTCGTCCACCTGGCGCGCACCGCCGAACGGGGATTGTTCGACTTCTTCTTCCTTGCCGAAGGCTTGCGGCTGCGCGAGCATCGCGGCCGCGTCCACGACCTCGACGTCGTCGGACGGCCGGATACCTTCACCGTGCTCGCCGCGCTGGCCGCTGTGACCGACCATCTCGGCCTGGCCGGAACCATCAACACCACCTTCAACGAACCCTTCGAGGTGGCACGACAATTCGCCACCCTCGACCACCTGTCCGACGGGCGGGCGGCCTGGAACATGGTCACCTCCTCGGATGCGTTCACCGGGGAGAACTTCCGCCGCGGCGGCTTCCTCGACCATGCCGACCGGTACCGCCGCGCCGAGGAATTCGTCACCGTCGCCCGGGAGTTCTGGGACAGCTGGGCACCCGGGGCTGTCGTGGCCGACTCCGCCGCCGGCGTGTACCTCGACCACGACAGGATTCACACCGTCACACACCACGGCCCCCAGTTCGACGTTCGCGGCATCGCCACGCTTCCCGCCACCCCGCAGGGCCACCCGATCCTGCTGCAGGCCGGCGACTCCGACGAGGGCCGCGACTTCGGCGCCAAACATGCTGACGCGTTGTTCACCGTGCACGGGACGCTGGAGGCCGGGCAACGCTACTACGCCGACGTCAAAGCCCGGGCCGCCGCCAACGGCCGAGATCCCGACCAGCTCAAGGTGTTTCCCGGCGTGACGTTCGTGCTCGGCGACAGTGCGGCCGACGCGGAGGAGAAGGCCCGCCACATCCGCCGCCAACAGGTCAGCCCGCAGACCGCGATCGCGATGCTCGAACAGGTCTGGCAACGCGATCTGTCGGTATACGACCCCGACGGTCCGCTTCCCGACGTCGAGCCCGCCGACGATCCCACGGTCACCCAGGGCCGGGTGCGCCACGGCGACCCGAAGGCGTTGGCCGCCGCCTGGCGCGAACGCGCCGAGGCCGAGAACCTGTCCATCAGGGAACTCGTCATCGCCGTGACCAGCCGCCAGCAGTTCGTCGGCACCGCCGCACACGTCGCCGCCGAGATCGACCACTACGTGCAGTCAGATGCCTGCGACGGATTCATCCTGGTGCCCCATCTCACGCCGCACGGCCTCGACGAGTTCGTCGACACCGTGGTGCCCCTGCTGCAGGAGCGCGGCGTGTTCCGCACCGAGTACAGCGGCGCGACACTGCGGGAGAACCTGGAACTCAAGCAGGTGTCGCCTGCCGAACGGCTTCCCGGATAG
- a CDS encoding acetate kinase, with the protein MGTGAAGPATSGTVLVLNSGSSSLKYQLIQPDTGESVAHGIVERIGDDGGVPDHEAALRLAFERLTADGQHLDDLGLIAVGHRVVHGGQLLFRPTVVDDAVLDQLRALSALAPLHNPPAVLGIEVARRMLPDLPHVAVFDTAFFHDLPAAAATYAIDRELAARWQIRRYGFHGTSHQYVSRQAAEFLGVPPETLNQIVLHLGNGASASAIAGGRPVDTSMGMTPMEGLVMGTRSGDIDPGVISYLSRAAGMGVEDIESMLNRRSGMFGLAGEIDFRVVHQRIESGDEHAQLAYEVYIHRLRKYIGAYLAILGHTDVLTFTAGVGENDASVRRDALTGLAPLGIELDEHLNDSPSRGARLISADKSPTTVLVIPTNEELAIARECLTVI; encoded by the coding sequence ATGGGTACCGGAGCCGCTGGGCCGGCGACATCAGGAACCGTTCTCGTCCTCAACTCCGGTTCGTCGTCTCTGAAATACCAACTCATCCAACCGGATACCGGTGAGTCCGTGGCGCACGGCATCGTCGAGCGGATCGGCGACGACGGGGGTGTCCCGGACCACGAGGCGGCGCTACGGCTCGCGTTCGAGCGGCTGACCGCCGACGGACAGCACCTCGACGACCTCGGTCTGATCGCGGTCGGACACCGGGTGGTCCACGGTGGGCAGCTCCTGTTCCGCCCGACGGTGGTCGACGATGCCGTGCTCGACCAACTGCGCGCGCTGTCGGCATTGGCCCCCCTGCACAACCCGCCCGCGGTGCTGGGAATCGAGGTGGCCCGCCGGATGCTGCCCGACCTCCCGCATGTGGCTGTATTCGACACCGCGTTCTTCCACGACCTGCCCGCTGCCGCCGCGACGTATGCGATCGATCGGGAGTTGGCTGCGCGCTGGCAGATTCGCCGCTACGGCTTCCACGGCACCTCGCACCAATACGTCAGCCGACAAGCAGCGGAGTTCCTCGGTGTGCCCCCGGAGACGTTGAACCAGATCGTGCTGCACCTCGGTAACGGCGCGTCGGCCTCGGCGATCGCCGGCGGGCGGCCGGTCGACACCTCGATGGGCATGACGCCGATGGAAGGCCTGGTGATGGGCACGCGGTCCGGCGACATCGACCCGGGTGTGATCAGCTATCTGTCGCGCGCCGCCGGGATGGGCGTCGAGGACATCGAGTCGATGCTCAACCGCCGGTCCGGGATGTTCGGCCTGGCCGGTGAGATCGACTTCCGGGTGGTGCACCAGCGCATCGAATCCGGCGACGAGCACGCTCAATTGGCCTACGAGGTCTACATTCACCGGCTGCGCAAGTACATCGGCGCATACCTGGCGATCCTCGGCCACACCGACGTGCTGACGTTCACCGCCGGCGTGGGGGAGAACGACGCCTCGGTGCGGCGCGACGCCCTGACGGGGTTGGCGCCGCTGGGCATCGAGCTCGACGAACACCTCAACGACAGCCCTTCGCGCGGTGCGCGGTTGATCTCCGCCGACAAGTCGCCGACCACCGTCCTGGTGATCCCCACCAACGAGGAGCTGGCGATCGCCCGGGAGTGCCTGACGGTGATCTAG
- a CDS encoding LLM class flavin-dependent oxidoreductase translates to MTVPLSILDLSPISAGSDAAAALHNSVDLARHAERWGYRRYWVAEHHFVAVASSRPAVLIAQIAAVTERIRVGAAAVQLGYTTALSVVESFGILDAFHPGRIDLGLGRSGQRRREVERGESAPKQETGQQDWREIDGVVIPPQFDVRVLLASPKMRALATVLAQPEAQPPDFADQVGDILALLEGKHTADGFPVRAVPGEGSALTPWIFGSSKGQSAAVAGARGLPFVASYHSTPGTALEAVDAYRAAFTPSPFLSEPYVVVSADVVVADDSATARHLAAPFGSWVYSIRAQGGAVPYPDPDDYPTLTDDQRTVVEDRLATQFVGDADEVADKLSALQRVTGADELVVTTATHRHSDRLRSHELLARRWGLTA, encoded by the coding sequence CCTGTCCATCCTGGATCTGTCGCCGATCAGCGCCGGTTCCGATGCCGCTGCAGCACTGCATAACTCGGTCGATCTGGCCCGCCACGCCGAGCGTTGGGGATACCGGCGCTACTGGGTTGCCGAACACCACTTCGTCGCCGTGGCGAGTTCTCGTCCGGCGGTGCTGATCGCCCAGATCGCGGCGGTCACCGAACGCATCAGGGTCGGCGCTGCCGCCGTCCAACTCGGCTACACCACCGCACTGTCGGTAGTGGAGAGCTTCGGCATCCTCGATGCGTTCCACCCTGGCCGCATCGACCTGGGGCTGGGCCGATCGGGACAGCGGCGCCGAGAAGTCGAGCGTGGCGAGTCGGCACCGAAGCAGGAAACCGGACAACAGGATTGGCGCGAGATCGACGGGGTGGTGATCCCACCCCAGTTCGACGTCCGGGTGCTGTTGGCAAGCCCGAAGATGCGCGCGCTCGCAACCGTGCTGGCCCAGCCCGAAGCCCAGCCACCTGACTTCGCCGACCAGGTCGGTGACATCCTGGCCCTGCTGGAAGGCAAGCACACCGCCGACGGCTTCCCGGTGCGCGCCGTACCCGGCGAGGGTTCGGCATTGACGCCGTGGATCTTCGGCAGCAGCAAGGGGCAGAGCGCGGCGGTCGCCGGAGCACGCGGCCTGCCGTTCGTCGCGAGCTACCACAGCACCCCCGGCACGGCACTGGAGGCCGTCGATGCCTACCGGGCGGCGTTCACCCCGTCGCCGTTCCTGTCGGAGCCCTATGTCGTGGTCTCGGCCGACGTGGTCGTCGCCGACGACTCCGCGACCGCCCGCCACCTCGCCGCGCCGTTCGGCTCCTGGGTGTATTCGATTCGGGCACAGGGCGGTGCAGTGCCCTACCCCGATCCCGATGACTACCCGACGCTCACCGACGACCAGCGCACCGTCGTCGAGGACCGCCTGGCAACCCAGTTCGTCGGCGACGCCGACGAGGTCGCCGACAAGCTGTCGGCGCTGCAACGGGTCACCGGCGCCGACGAACTGGTGGTCACCACGGCAACCCACCGTCACAGCGACCGTCTGCGCTCCCATGAACTGCTGGCCCGGCGCTGGGGGCTGACGGCATGA
- a CDS encoding MBL fold metallo-hydrolase, whose product MPAALEAITDTVHVARTELVNWTLVTDSAGVMLIDAGFPGSRDDVLTSLRQLGFGPADVTAILLTHAHVDHFGSAIWFAKTHGTPVYCHADEVGHSKRDYLEQAGPVDLLAHAWQPRWIKWSLEIAGKGALVRAGIPSTEALTDDVAARLPGRPLAVPTPGHTGGHCSYLVDGVLVSGDALVTGHPLARRRGPQLLPGVFNHDEQGCVRSLAALAMLETDTLIPGHGEVWRGPIREAVRQATPA is encoded by the coding sequence ATGCCCGCGGCACTGGAAGCCATCACCGACACGGTGCACGTCGCCAGAACCGAGCTGGTGAACTGGACACTTGTCACCGACAGCGCGGGCGTCATGCTCATCGACGCCGGCTTTCCCGGCAGTCGTGACGATGTTCTGACATCGCTGCGCCAGTTGGGATTCGGGCCAGCTGACGTGACCGCGATCCTGCTCACCCACGCCCATGTCGACCACTTCGGCTCGGCGATCTGGTTCGCCAAGACCCACGGCACCCCGGTGTACTGCCACGCCGACGAGGTGGGGCACTCCAAACGCGACTACCTCGAGCAGGCCGGCCCGGTGGACCTGCTGGCGCACGCCTGGCAGCCGCGCTGGATCAAGTGGTCGCTGGAGATCGCCGGCAAGGGTGCGCTGGTGCGCGCCGGCATCCCCAGCACCGAGGCACTGACCGACGACGTCGCTGCGAGGTTGCCCGGCAGGCCGCTGGCCGTGCCGACACCGGGGCACACCGGCGGGCACTGTTCCTACCTTGTCGACGGGGTGCTGGTCAGTGGTGATGCGCTGGTGACGGGTCACCCGCTGGCCCGCCGCCGCGGACCGCAACTTCTGCCGGGGGTGTTCAACCACGACGAGCAGGGCTGCGTACGCAGCCTGGCGGCGCTGGCCATGCTGGAGACCGACACGCTGATCCCCGGTCACGGCGAGGTGTGGCGGGGGCCTATCCGGGAAGCCGTTCGGCAGGCGACACCTGCTTGA
- the fgd gene encoding glucose-6-phosphate dehydrogenase (coenzyme-F420) — MAELKLGYKASAEQFAPRELVELAVLAEAHGMDSATVSDHFQPWRHEGGHAPFSLAWMTAVGERTERIILGTSVLTPTFRYNPAVIAQAFATMACLYPDRVFLGVGTGEALNEIATGFVGEWPEFKERFARLRESVRLMRELWQGDRVDFDGDYYHLKGASIYDVPEGGVPVYIAAGGPAVAKYAGRAGDGFICTSGKGEELYTEKLIPAVKEGAAAADRNVDDIDRMIEIKISYDTDPELALENTRFWAPLSLTAEQKHSIDDPIEMEKAADALPIEQVAKRWIVSSDPDEAVEKVADYVKYGLNHLVFHAPGHDQRRFLELFEKDLAPRLRKLG; from the coding sequence GTGGCTGAACTGAAACTGGGATACAAGGCGTCGGCGGAGCAGTTCGCGCCGCGTGAGTTGGTGGAGCTGGCGGTGCTCGCCGAGGCGCACGGGATGGACAGTGCGACGGTCAGCGACCACTTCCAGCCGTGGCGGCACGAAGGTGGCCATGCGCCCTTCTCGTTGGCCTGGATGACCGCGGTGGGTGAACGTACCGAGCGGATCATTCTGGGCACATCGGTGTTGACACCGACTTTCCGCTACAACCCCGCCGTGATCGCGCAGGCATTCGCGACCATGGCCTGCCTGTACCCCGACCGGGTGTTCCTCGGGGTGGGCACCGGTGAGGCGCTCAACGAGATCGCCACCGGTTTCGTCGGCGAGTGGCCCGAGTTCAAGGAGCGCTTCGCCCGGCTGCGCGAGTCGGTGCGGCTGATGCGCGAGCTGTGGCAAGGCGACCGCGTCGACTTCGACGGCGACTACTACCACCTCAAGGGTGCGTCGATCTACGACGTCCCCGAAGGCGGCGTTCCGGTCTACATCGCCGCGGGTGGGCCCGCGGTGGCCAAGTACGCCGGGCGAGCCGGCGACGGCTTCATCTGCACGTCCGGCAAGGGCGAGGAGCTCTACACCGAGAAGCTGATCCCGGCCGTCAAGGAAGGCGCAGCCGCGGCTGACCGCAACGTCGACGACATCGACAGGATGATCGAGATCAAGATCTCCTACGACACTGATCCCGAACTGGCGCTGGAGAATACGCGGTTCTGGGCACCGTTGTCGTTGACCGCCGAGCAGAAGCATTCGATCGACGACCCGATCGAGATGGAGAAAGCCGCCGACGCGCTGCCGATCGAACAGGTCGCCAAACGGTGGATCGTGTCGTCGGACCCCGACGAGGCCGTCGAGAAGGTCGCCGACTACGTCAAGTACGGGCTCAACCACCTCGTCTTCCACGCCCCGGGCCACGACCAGCGCCGGTTCCTCGAACTCTTCGAGAAGGATCTGGCACCGAGATTGCGAAAACTCGGTTAA